A genome region from Amblyraja radiata isolate CabotCenter1 chromosome 2, sAmbRad1.1.pri, whole genome shotgun sequence includes the following:
- the LOC116987449 gene encoding gap junction gamma-1 protein-like, translating into MTNMSWAFLTRLLEEIHNHSTFVGKVWLTVLIIFRIVLTAVGGESIYSDEQSKFVCNTKQPGCENVCYDAFAPLSHVRFWVFQIIMISTPSVMYLGYAIHKIARSTEEEKKNKFFKNKKIPTIRWQVHRNSEQTEDEDEEEPMIHEEADSEKKETGNGQKHDGRRRILQEGLMKMYVFQLIFRALFEVGFLMGQYLLYGFEVNPSYVCTRSPCPHTVDCFVSRPTEKTVFLIVMYVVSCLCLILNICEMFHLGFGTIRDVIRIKRRSQNNNRPFPYHYPRNIPSSPPGYNLVVKSDKSTKVPNGLVAQGQHLTNIMQDHQSSSPDDNIPPDLARLHKHLKVAQEQLDIAFQGYNMQENAQKSRTSSPASGGTVAEQNRVNTAHEKQGAKPKPGSEKGSSSSKSGDGKTSVWI; encoded by the coding sequence ACTGCAGTTGGAGGGGAGTCCATTTATTCTGATGAACAGAGCAAATTTGTCTGTAATACCAAACAGCCTGGGTGTGAAAATGTCTGCTATGATGCATTTGCACCTCTCTCCCATGTGAGGTTCTGGGTTTTTCAGATCATCATGATTTCAACTCCATCTGTGATGTACCTTGGCTATGCCATCCATAAAATTGCCAGGTCCActgaagaagagaaaaaaaacaagttCTTCAAGAATAAGAAAATACCAACCATACGATGGCAAGTCCACCGAAATTCAGAACAAACAGAggatgaagatgaggaggaaccaATGATCCATGAAGAAGCAGACAGTGAGAAAAAAGAGACTGGCAATGGTCAGAAGCATGATGGGAGACGACGCATCTTGCAAGAAGGTCTGATGAAAATGTATGTTTTCCAGTTGATTTTCAGGGCTCTATTTGAGGTAGGTTTCTTAATGGGACAATACTTACTGTATGGATTTGAAGTTAATCCGTCCTATGTCTGCACTAGAAGTCCTTGTCCTCATACTGTGGACTGTTTTGTCTCCAGACCTACAGAAAAGACGGTCTTCCTCATTGTAATGTATGTAGTCAGTTGTCTTTGTTTGATTCTTAATATTTGTGAGATGTTTCATCTGGGCTTTGGAACCATTCGAGACGTCATTCGTATCAAGCGGCGGAGCCAGAATAACAACCGACCTTTTCCTTACCATTACCCTCGGAACATTCCGTCGTCACCACCAGGTTACAATCTTGTAGTCAAATCGGACAAGTCCACCAAGGTCCCTAATGGTCTTGTTGCTCAAGGCCAACACTTAACTAATATAATGCAAGACCATCAATCTTCTAGTCCAGATGACAATATCCCACCTGACTTGGCAAGACTTCACAAACACCTGAAAGTTGCCCAGGAACAGTTGGACATTGCCTTTCAGGGTTATAACATGCAAGAAAATGCACAGAAATCCAGGACCAGCAGCCCAGCATCAGGAGGTACTGTGGCAGAACAGAACCGTGTCAACACTGCCCACGAGAAACAGGGAGCTAAGCCCAAACCTGGTTCAGAAAAAGGCAGCTccagcagcaaatctggagatggGAAAACATCTGTTTGGATTTAA